Genomic segment of Anguilla rostrata isolate EN2019 chromosome 13, ASM1855537v3, whole genome shotgun sequence:
ATTAAAAGTAAACCTCTCAGTTACAGTGCAGTCTTCTATTAAATATTCCTCcaaaaattatcattttagTGCATCTAAACACCGTACTTGGCAGACAGGCTTACTTTTTGGAAGTATGGATAAGGCGttctttatttactttataAGAGAAAGTAAATTTGAGAagtaatttaatgcatttaaaataaaagctgtttgTATCAAAGAATGTCATCACCAAATAATGATGTCATGTAAATGTTTGAATCAGCATTGGTCTTTGATTTCCTGCTCTAGTTTGTCACACATCAAATTGGAAAAAGAATTCCAGTcaaattttagtttttatttttggtttgtacAGATGAAATACAAATTGCCTGCTTGTATCTCAACACTAAATTCCCTTCTCTTTTGTACTgtttgggaaaacaaaaaacagcggGAAAAATACATCTGTTGGggaaacattatttatatagATGTTTTACACTGGTAATTTATCTGGTCAGTGAGGAATCTAAATTTCACAACTGGatacagtttgtttttcataaagaATTGTCCTTGATTCTCCACTGCTCTGTTCCTGTGCTTGTTTCGGATCACGCTCCAGTGCGTGATGTTTGTGAGGAAGTGGCTGGAGACCAGCTGATTTAATGTTATCCAGAgataaggaaataaaaaatggcaaaggGCAAACTCAATGTGTGGAACTGGCTGCTGGTGCCAAAATGCTAAATTTTACGTCAGTGCACACTTGTAggggggagaagaagagagtTCTTAATTTGTctttatcaataaataaaaatctaattcttAATTTTTAAGTTCTTCACTTTAATTCCAATTAAgcatttgttaattatttgcCACTATTTACACAACACAGACTGGCACATGAAAAAGATTACATAAGTGTCGCACTGAAGAAATAACGGAACAATTTTGTAATAACTTATTTAGAGattcaaagttaaagacaaTGTGCGTTGTGGTGAAAGATGTTGGTCTGGTATCCTGCTGTATTTTTTGAATGTAAGAAATAActggtgaaaatgttttccttttttctacaGTAAATGTTGCATCTTGCAAAGCTTTTAGTACCTTGTATGCCTTAAAGTTGTCTTAATATGGATTTATTTCGGAACTTATGAACAATTTTAAGTAGTcttgaaaaaattttaaaagatttttaaaaaagaacccagggaactttttttatttaccttacACTGCAAGCAAGTGCCATTTGGCTGACTTCACATACAATTAATTGATCATAAAGTGTATTGTTCATATCTGGCTAAATctgttgtattttatattgtgtCATAGGCCTATAGGTGAAGATACCTAGttgattgaaatgttttatttttggctttgcACTTGTTATAAGTAACATTTTGTCTCACACATGTCAATGTATTGCTTGACTGTTTATAGTGAGCACTGTGCTAGTGAAGTCACTGACTGTATCATTCTGCTACCTGTATTGCACTTAATAAAAGGAAGGCAGGAGATGCAGTTCACGCCATTTgagtatgttttcattttacagcaggttaatttcaactttttttccccatcaatTGTTAACGCAATCAAGCAATGGATTTAATAATCAAGTTCTATTTTAAGGATCTTCCTCTGAATCGGACGGGGCTGTTTGGATTGCGACAGTTATTTGCACTCTCCACCATcatgagcaaaaaataaataaataaaattattacagAACAGCTGTAAAATATTACAGGACAGCTGCTTGGTTGTGGGTTATTATAGAACCCGGGCAAACTTGGCAATCCCTATCTTAGCCTCAGCATAGCGTTACTGTCACTCCCGCACCTCTGGCCCGCtgaagaaaacatttataatgGAGGGCCTGTTGGGTAAATTGTTCTTGTCTGTTGTGTCCAAGCTCCACTGGCACCACACCTTCCCCCATCACAATAGACTAGACCATGGATCTATTAACACACGGTCTTATGTACAAACTACACTGACCAGAAGCAGCATTTTCTGATAGAAGTAGCTTTTGAATAATTTGAGGCAATGGCATCGTGGGTGTGCTCATGTTGCATGAACCTCTTAAGTTTTCCCAAGATTCAGTTCACATCATCATCTCAATTAGCTTTCCCTCGGTTCTTATTACCAGAATGACTGCAATAAGCCCCCTAGTAGCACAAATGTCTTTCAGAAATGTCGTGGTTCAGGTTTGtgatgtatatataaataacaacAGTGACGGGTCCATACTATCTGGACGTTTATCCAACGGTAAGTGCAAAGCATGGTAGTGCGTTTAATCGAGATTGTATTTAGTGTTCAAACTGTCTGCATTCCCCCCTTGCTAAGGCTTTACATGGAATGTTATGCGAGATCTACCGTTTTATAACCCGTTATTCTTGACCAGGATTGTGGGGGGAGCCTATCCCATCATGCAGTGGAATAGAGGCAGGTATACACCATATACACAGGTTTCAAATTGCGGGGCCCACACAGCATTCATGCACCCATGCATACCTACAGGCAAATTTTGAGTCACCAGTTGGCCTGCATTCTTAGACTAtgagaggaaactggagtacccggcggaggcccacacagacatgaggagaacatgcaaactccacgcagaaaggCCCTCCGTTGGATTTAGACTTGGTACCTTCTTGCTGCGAGGCAACAGTGGTACTCAATGCACCACCAAGGCTGCCCCCATTTCATTATTCCACttaaatattcattcatttcactaaTTATATCTATTTATTGAATGATAGTGCTGCTGACCATTCAATAATAGACCATTAAATCACTTTTGTTGGTTTGTAGGTTTTGTCCCTTTCTACCAGGCAAGAGTAATCAACTGTCGACCAATTTATTCAACAGTCTCAAGGTAGAATCACATAGAAAAGAAGACTAGCAGTACTCCTGGCCTTGTGGGCCAAATTTAAGTATCCCTGGTTTAGAGATTGGGGAAACATAAATTATGCAGCTGAGTTATGTCCAGCACATGCAGGATGTGACTCAAACATCCCTACAAGAGGAGTGGGCCGTCTACATTCAACCAGCAGCCAACTCAAAGAAAGGTTCAATAGTGTGGCCATTTTTGTTACACAGTAAATTGTTAATATGAGGTATTATTAACAAGGTCTTgctagttcattacagtgggaAGGACAATGCATGAAACAGTAAGAACAATACTTTTCTACCTTACCAATGTGTGGCTTCCATATGTGGACTCTTGCTCGATAACTTCGTGCTTCCACCATCAAAGACTCACACCCATCTCCACGTTGTGCCTGCGCACGCAGGTAATTCTTCACTGGCGGGAACGCGACAGATGACGTAAGGTTCGTGCTCGCGCAGTGATGGTGGCGGTGCGTGAACGCGCAGTAGCAGTAATGGCTGCCCTGGATCGGCGGGTCCCCAGTCTCGATGATTTTGTGGGTCAAAGCTGGAGTTCCTGGGTAGAAAGAGCAAATGTTTTCGTGTCGGATGGTAAGTGATGGTTTCGGCATGAACAATGCACCATTTCAACTGGAACTGAGGCCAAGTTACGTTTTATTTTCGCGGAAACGCACAGCACCCTGACCATATAACCCAAACAAAGGACCCGCTGGGTCCTAGCGCTGGATGTGTATGTCGACTCGAGTTGTGGAACTCTCCCGGGTCCTAGCGCATATAAAGCATGCGTTTAAAAAGTAACGAAGCATGTTAAATGTCAAGTTGATTTCCAGGAAACAATGTATTGGatttctgacatttttgtaAAGTGAAACAAATGACCGTGTTATGCTAGTACCAGTAGAACATAGACGTGTGaattgctagccagctaacgttagctaaataaCTTCTAGCCAGCTTTTAACGAGAATGGAGAATGCAGAAGCCGGGGGAGGAGTCCGATTATGTAGCATTACCATTAGGTTGCTGGGTAGCTTCTGTGGCTACCTACCTGCCAACCACATAGCGACTATGGTTGGATATGACCGGTCGGTGGTGTTTTGTGCTCATAAATCTATTTTAGTTGTTTGCACGTCGCATTATTTTTGGGTTTAGGGTGGTGGAAGAGCCCTCAAGCCGTGCCTCACTGTCAAGACGAGGAAGATGGTTTATGTTTATGCCGATTGGAATGTGCTAGTCGATCTCATTGTTTGGCATCCCTCCAAAAGTCAATTGCACACCCCAAGTTTTCATTTCCCATTTTGCTACCAGTGATCCTAGCTAGCCTGGTAAATAACGCTAGCTAAATAGTTTGAAGAACACGCAGTCACTCAATAAGCATCTCTCGACAAAGTTGCCCAAACCTTATTCCGGTGCGATCTTGCCGGCTGCTATCCGCAACTTGTGCcacaatttttgttattcagAATACAACTGGCTAACGTCCGCAGTATTTGTTTAAAGCACAACATCCGGCTGCTTTAAATCCGTTACCCAGCTAGACTTTAATACTGTTAGGTGACTGTTTGCCTGGATGGTTTTAACAGTTTCTTAGAGAATTACAGGGTGACACACCCAAGTCAGCACACTACCCACTGTTCTGTATCAGTGCATGTAGCTCGCTGGAAATCGTTTGGTTTCCGttatgagaaacaaaaaaatacaataaaaacttTGTATGCTATTCACACAAgtagttctctctctcacctagCTGTGAGTGAGGCACATTAAGTGAATTCATAGTTTGCCAGTTTAGGTATAATGTTTAGCTTATTCTACTAGGCCTTATAATGGTGGTGTGTTCATCATCACAGCAGAGATTCACTTAAGATAAATCTCTGAACAGCTCTGGTGTAAAATATACACAAAGACGAACAACTGCCCCCATTGTGTAATCCCCATTGTGTCTTTTCAGCTGGATCTGATGCAGAGGAGTGCAGCAAGAATGGGAAGAAAAAGATGGATACCATGACACTGCAGAGGGAGGGTGTGTGCCACATTCACTCTCACCATCTTTCCTGGGATTATCCATTGCCATCCCAATGTGTAGCAGCAAAGTATTGTTACAAGGAGTCATATAGACACTGGTGGATAATGTAATTTGACCAGTGCTTGTGCTAACTGCTTCAGTTGTTTAGCGTCGCTTGTATGCTGACTCTTGGCTTGTTGTGTTGAGGCTAACACTGAAGGGGGATAGAGGGACTTCACTTAAACTGGTGGTTTTTGCTTGATTGTGTCATTGCACTTGACCTTCTCATGCTGCAAAAATCCCCTAGCCTGTAATAATCAAACGCAGCCCAAAAAGGAGCTGTCTAATATCAGAAAAGAGCTAGTCTAAAATCCCAGTTCTTCCCCTTTTTGTGCCCCCTTTCTCTGGGGTTTTTGAACATTGAATGGGCCACATATCACCTGgccctactgtgtgtgtgtgtgtgtgtgtgtgtgaggggagggggggttctgtgccactccccccacccacccccagacTGGGGAGCGCCAGGCTCTGTCTGCCAGAGCAGCTGTGATAGACTACAGCCTCCTGCGTTTCCCTGGTATCTGATATCTCCACATCTACCTGTAGTCTGGGCACAACTCGGTTTCAGACACATATCTGTCCTCTACAGCCTTTTCTAAATGATCTGTCACTACCCCGGGGGAACTGAGTGTGCTCACTTTCAGGATTTTATGGATTAGACGAAGACGCTAGCCTTTTGGGGtgaaatgttgtgtgtgtgctctgttggAACAAGCGTCTTTCTGCCTGGATGTTTCTGTGCTGGTCCATATTTGTGCACACTGAAATCACAGGCGTGTCAAAGAAGAGATGCAATGGATTGTGGGAAACCTAATGAGAAATGGGCACAGCCTATCCTTATAAAATCCctctttacattttacattcagttcCCAGAGTGTAATGTTCTATCGTCGTAGTGCAGATCGTTTCCTAATCAGTCCTGCACTTGGAATTTGTTGACTATCTATGTGTTTGTCATCCATTTAGAGCATTAATTATGCATGTGGCCTAGGGAAAGTCTAGGGAAATCTCCAGCACACGAGAAGGTCATGCTGCTTACTAGCTTCAGAaggctgtgtgtctgagctggGCAGGTGATGACAATAGGCAGTGGAGATTAATTGAAACACAAGTCCTGCACTTCCCTTCACTCCTCGGGAATGTGCTGGGAGTGTGTTGGGAATGCGTTGGGGATGTGTTGGGAATGCTCCAGGCACCGAGTAACCGCGCGTTCTCCCCCTGACGTTTGTGCTCTCGCAGATATGTCAGTGTTCGGACAGTGCCCGGCGCAGGATGATTTCTACCTGGTGGTGTGCAGCCACTGCGGACAGGTGGTGAAGCCGCAGGCCTTCGAGAAGCACTGCGAAAGACGACACGGGCCCCTCTGCAAGCCGCACGGCCGCCTCCACGCCCCCCTGCAGCGGCCCCGGCCGCCATCCGCTCACGGGACGTCCCACGCGGCACGGGACGGCAGGCACCAGGGGGCGGGACCCCCTCGTGCCCCGCCGCAGCCCCTCCTGACTGCACCCCAGTACAGACACGGCAAGGCCCAGGAGGTGGCTGCTGGGTAAGGAGCTAACCACAGGCTATGTTTGGGGTGGAAAAAGGTCACAAAAGGCTCAGGAACCCTTAGatttactgtgtttttaaacagtCAAATAGCGCTGAAAATCAACTGCGATTTAACGCATTGCTTTGTGCCTGTGAAGTGCGTTGCGCTCTGTTGATCCCAACACCTCTGAAAGTGACATTtgctcacaggaagtgactgTTCCCCGCCCAGCTAACACAACACGTTCTCAaaatgttgctgccatgtagtGGCAACGTTGTAACATTCACAGAGCATTACAGTTacattgtgagaacgttttgtgttagctggtgAGTAGCTCTTCAGCGCTTTTTTCCTCCcttcaaaaacaatttcaagATTTCCCTCTGAAATCTGGCACAATTTTAAAGGAGAGGCATTCTCAGACCTCTGTGCTTAATGTCCCTACTCTCTCTATGTGCCTCTCTCATCTCCATCCAACGTCTCGCCTTCGGACAGGGTGTCCCAGGCGGCCCCTCCCAGCAACTGCAATATCAAGCAGCCCCCCCCTTCGGACTCGCCACCGGAGTCCCCGGCCCCCAGCCTCAGGGACCCCCCCTGGCCACACGGGGGCACTCCGCCCGGCACCACACCCCCTTCGGAGAAACCCCTCCAGCGCCGGGGGGAGCCGGGGCGCTCCCCCAACCTCCTGGCCCCTCTCCGCGGACCCAGAACCTACAAGAAAGTGTCCAGTAAGTCTGCGGCGGCCCCCGTTTCTGCACGGGAGCTGCCTGTCCTCTCCCCCCCTGCTGTACTGTGCATGTTCCCTCAGCTGCGCATTCTGTTTGAACTGCGCAGAACAACATTAAGACCGGGGCGGGAAATGGTTAATGGGGGAGGGCATAGACCACAAGTGCAGTCGGTCGCCTCGCGGACTGCAGGAGAAACGAAGGCCTAGGAAACGCTTTTTGAAACACCTGTCTGTCTTGCATTCTTTCTCTCAGGGAAAGAATGTGATCTGGACAAGCACTGTGGGGTGCTGGACCCAGAGAGGAAGATGCTGTGTACCCGGCTGCTGACTTGCAATGTAACattccccctccttctccactTCATAACTcaacattatttcatttcagtggtAGCTTGCATTCAAAGTGCAGTAGGTGCATGTGATTTTCATAGGGTTTATCACAGCTCTAagctaacttttttttctccccaaggagcacatgtgctactaagttgaaaaatttaggagcacacaaatgcattccaACTAGTAGAGGTGCTCCTAATTAATTTTTCCCGTGAGAGCACATGAATTTTCAGGTGTACacgctcctaaaatgggagcactgtagaacCCTGTTTGTATTGCTTGATGTACACAAACTGGCCACAGCTAAGCGaaaccaaagaaaaagaaaaggccacCTGTCCCAGAGCAATAACGAGCATTTAAGGGTTATGGCCCTGTGGTGGCCTGGGAACACTGTCAGTGCAGGGGCTTCTACATGTAAGCCTTTCCTGTGGGAGCTGGGTTTAACTTTAAGATAAGAGCTGGAACTGTCTTGATTTCCAGCCCTGGATCAGCTTAGTCAATGAAATGGTAGCACAAAGTGCACATGACCTGGAGATAACCTGGGTGAGCGTATCCCTCCGTTTCTGGGAAACAGGGTTgagtgaaaacaggaagtgtggtCACCAGTCTCCTACAGGAAGCGTGGTCACCGTCCAGTTACAGGAAACCTaatgaaaaagggggaaaataagGGCAAGGAGGCGAATGGGACTCTTAACAGGTTTTTTAGGAGCTGCTCTTATCTGGAGTGACATACACAGCTCGCATTTCACATACAAATCTTGtgatatacagctggatattttactgaagcaatctAGGTTATAAGTGCCTTGCTccagggtacaacagcagtgcagtTTCCTAAccactacactgcactgcactgccgACCCGTTTTACCATGGTCTGCTGTTCTCAGGAGACGAGCTGTGTACAGACCTGCAGTAATGGAGGGAAGTTGTATAAATGTAGGTCCCGTAAGAGAGAATGGACTCCCGTGTGCTATTCCCTAAAGCGGTGGAACACACAAAGCCAGCTCAGGCAGCGTCCCTGTGCTTTAGGCCACTGGAGTTCTTGGAACACGCGATGACGATGCGGATTCATTCGGGTTAACGGGGTCTCTCTTACCTTTTTGCTCAGATCCACTCCATCCATCAGCGACGCAAGGTGCTGGGAAGAAGCAAGAACTTTGACCAGCTGGTCGCGGAGCTGAAGATGGGGTCCAAGGCCCGGGAGTGGTCCGCCCAATCccgggagggggcggaggcCTGCCTGCCCGCCCCCGAGCCTTCCGGGGACAAAACGGGGCCCCCGCACTGCAGAAGGCAACTCGGCAAAAGCACAGTGTTCAGGTGCGGAATGACGTCGCCAAAAGTTGGTGCTTACTGTAACAGGGTGGGCTGAGAGGTCCTGCTGTCTCATATGCTGGTTTGGTCCAGTGGCAGCAGGTCCAGGCTATCTGATACGTTGGTTTGGTCCAATAGCAGCAGGTCCAGATTCTCTGATACGTTGGTTTGGTCCAATGGCAGCAGGTCCAGGCTATCCGATAATGTTGTTTTGGTCCAATAGCAGCAGGTCCAGATTCTCTGATACGTTGGTTTGGTCCAATGGCAGCAGGTCCAGATTCTCTGATACGTTGGTTTGGTCCAGTGGCTGCAGGTCCAGGACGTCCTCGGAGAGCGCccctgaggaggagagggctcgCCCGGAGGACCAGGAAGCCCAGCCCCTTTCGCCTCCTGCCCACAGCCGACTCTCAAGcgaggagagcgagggggagggacaggaggAGCCCCCCGACTGGCACTCCACCCCGGCGCACCCCAAACCACTGGCGGTATGGCAAGACGTCGACTTCACAAGGCTTTTCATTACCAGCTCTGTGAACTTAGTGACACTATGGCACAACCGTGCCCCCTAGAGGACAACCTGTGCCAGTGCCTACAGAGAAATGAAACAGCCTACAGGTGTTGATACAAACCCCCTGAGTTCAATGCTTGTGATGACCTGCTATGTGAGAAGGGGCTCCTTAATGTATTTATACTCCTAATGATGTGGAAGAACTGTTACATACAAAAGCATTGGTACATGAGAATTTGGGCTCTTGAGCATCTTTTTTCTGATCTTTTTAACATGTTGAAAGATGGAGGACGATGTTATTTCCACATTTCCCTTGCCTCAAGCACCCATagttgagtctttttttttgtggtctaTGAGATGATGGTAAAATACTTGATGTGAATTTTAAGGCAATGTCAAATACCAAAACCAGTTTAGTCAAGCAtggctgaaattaaaaaaacacacatattatacatattaaCATACATATTGTAAGTTAAGAGAACTAATCTATATATATGTTAGATTACTACcacaataaatattcaaataaatgggGGCATTGTCCTATAATCCTGCAAAATATTCTACCCTGAGCACAGAATAATCCTTATGGGTCTATGTCTTCACCTTTTCATTAGAAGTAATGGAGTGCACCACTTAAAGCATTGACAGCATGATTGAAGCATAGTGTACTCACGCCTTTGAGTCAGTCTCTGAGACCATTTCGGCTGTCCTTAGTTGTGTTTACATGTgaccttctcctccccccccccccccacccccgacagcTCTGTTCCTTCGGCAGCCACGCCATTGGCCGCGGCGTTTTCACCTTCGACCGACGGTTGCACCACCTGCGGTCTGCTGTGAGTGCCATGGTGGAGCGGCACCTCAGTGCCCACCTGTGGAGGTGAgctgcctctttctctttctccctgcttTCTGCTTGATAGAAGCCCGGGATACTCACGTCTAGTGCTGCTGGTTTCCATTCCTGccctctaatcagggactgatgCACACCTGTCGCACCAACTAATGTCACCTGATAGGTGACATTATTGGACTGTCAGTCAGAAAAGAGAACCAGCAGTACTATTGACCTTTTATTgtgccagatttgagtatccctgatATAAACTAGAACTATAACGCACTCTTGTATTGGTCGGTGTCTGGGGTTAGTATGCGATCCTGATGTTACTGGTGATTTCTGTTCAATTGTAGGAAAATGCCTCAAGCGACAGACGCCAAGTCCCAGCGCACATCAGTCAGGCCTTCGGTCACTGCCAGCactgactacatttcccagcattccacagtcagcactgccaGAGGGGTGGGAAATCACAGCGCTTCCTCCTTCAGGACTTCCTCCTCCAATGGGGGTGGGAAGGAGGTGCGTCCGCAGAACTGCTCCCCGAGCCCTGGCACGGCTTGCGGCCCTTCCGAAAGCACAGGAGGCGGCCGTCCAATCGCGTCCCCCGTCCCTGCCAACGCCCCCTCGCCCTCGGGCGTGGGCCCCCGCCCCCGTAACCCCGTGGGCCGGCCCAGCAAGCAGCAGACACGCCTCAGGCAGGCGGAGCACGGCGCCCCGTCCCGCAAGAGGAGGGCGTCCCCTCACGAGGACGGCTCGCCCCGCCACGAGCGGAGCGCTGGCACCCCCGTACCGCAGGGGCCGGGTCGGCTGCCCGTTTCGGGCAGGACGGCCCCCTCCCCTCACGGACCAATCAACGGCTCTCTCTCGCCCGGACACAGACCGCGGACGCAGGCAGAGCCTCGTTCGCCCTCCCCCGGGCTGTTCAAGCGCGCCCCCCctcctgtccgtctgtcccccGACCCCGCCTCTCGAGGCCGGGGGGGTGACTCCGGGGTGCACAGCAAGGCCGTCAGCTACGACCACAAGGGCCTGGGCAGGACGTGCAAAGGCGGCGGTCCCTCGCCCCCCAAAATTCACAGGATGCCTTCTTCCTCTCACTCCGGCTTCTTCTCCTGGAAGAAGGACGGTACGGGGGGAGCGCTCTCCACAGGCCTGGAGAAGAAGCTCGGCACGCAGAAGGTGGGTTCGCTGGCAGAACGGGCATCGGTTTTAACACGGAGCCCACCTGGCCAATTTTACCCACCATACTGAGCGTTATCAGAGGACAGAAATGCCCTGCATCAGGGGTGCCCAGCCTTATCCGAAACGAGCCggcgtgggtgcaggtttttgttctagcccgGCACTACGACGCCTGATTCTATTAATTAACCAGTCATGGCCTTTAATCAAGACCTTGACAAGTAGAACTCAAACAAAACCTTGCATCCATGTCTGTCCTTTTCGGAACAGATTGGAAACCCCTGGCCTGCACTTAAATCACCCACACACAATATCGTAATTTACTAACGGTGAGTTCTAACAAATGGCCAAGCttataaattgtattaaaaatattgtttttgtttttaaatctccaGTTTTTCTTGAAAGGTGTAACAACAGAGACACCAAAACAAATGAAGGGATTAGTGTTCTCAGAACATTTCcttattattttaaactaaaACTGTAAATTGGCATTTTTAAGTTCCTACAAACATATCCATTATTTtgctgaaaga
This window contains:
- the atxn7l2a gene encoding ataxin-7-like protein 2a isoform X3 — encoded protein: MVAVRERAVAVMAALDRRVPSLDDFVGQSWSSWVERANVFVSDAGSDAEECSKNGKKKMDTMTLQREDMSVFGQCPAQDDFYLVVCSHCGQVVKPQAFEKHCERRHGPLCKPHGRLHAPLQRPRPPSAHGTSHAARDGRHQGAGPPRAPPQPLLTAPQYRHGKAQEVAAGVSQAAPPSNCNIKQPPPSDSPPESPAPSLRDPPWPHGGTPPGTTPPSEKPLQRRGEPGRSPNLLAPLRGPRTYKKVSRKECDLDKHCGVLDPERKMLCTRLLTCNIHSIHQRRKVLGRSKNFDQLVAELKMGSKAREWSAQSREGAEACLPAPEPSGDKTGPPHCRRQLGKSTVFSRSRTSSESAPEEERARPEDQEAQPLSPPAHSRLSSEESEGEGQEEPPDWHSTPAHPKPLALCSFGSHAIGRGVFTFDRRLHHLRSAVSAMVERHLSAHLWRKMPQATDAKSQRTSVRPSVTASTDYISQHSTVSTARGVGNHSASSFRTSSSNGGGKEVRPQNCSPSPGTACGPSESTGGGRPIASPVPANAPSPSGVGPRPRNPVGRPSKQQTRLRQAEHGAPSRKRRASPHEDGSPRHERSAGTPVPQGPGRLPVSGRTAPSPHGPINGSLSPGHRPRTQAEPRSPSPGLFKRAPPPVRLSPDPASRGRGGDSGVHSKAVSYDHKGLGRTCKGGGPSPPKIHRMPSSSHSGFFSWKKDGTGGALSTGLEKKLGTQKPKLHH